AAGATAGATCTCTCCCGGTACGGAGAATTGGGCATGGGCTTTCCCGATCAACTTGAAGTTATGGAGACAGCTCAAACAGACCTGGTCTTCGTTCTGATCAAGCCGCCTTTCACAAAGCAGACATAAGGGCGGATAGATCAAATCCAACAGACCTGAAAACAGCATCCTTATGGCTTTAACCCATTTGCACTTCCAACTGGTATTCGTGAGCATGTGATATGATAATTGTTTCATTAGATTTAATATTCACCCACGGTTATGATCGTGGACTATTAGAAACCCTTGACTTCAGTCATGGGTTCCAGAACCCCCAATTACATCGGTATCAAGGCCGCAGCCCCAATCACTGGAGCAGCATCACCCAACCTGGCCGGCACGATCTTGAGTTTTCCCCGTTGATTTGGAAACAGGTGGGCATCCACTACCTCCTCCAGAGAATCAATAAAAAAATCAAACCCTGCAGCCAGGGAACCTCCAACTACAATAATACCCGGATCAAGCAGATGATTTACATAAACCAGGGAATGTCCAACGGATCTGCCCAACAAGCTCCAGGCAGCCAGGGCATTGGCGTTTCCAGACTTGGCCAGCTCAAATATTTCCAACCCGGATCTACTCTCCCCGGAAATGTGTGTGTAATTTCTTTCCAGAGCCGGACCTGAGACATAGTCTTCAAAGCTGCCTTCGTTATAGGGGGCTAATCCATATTCCGTGGCCGTTCCATGAGCCCCACTAAGGATGCGACCATCCCAGACAAAACCATGTCCATATCCGGTTCCCAAGGTGATGCCATAGACCAGCGCTTCTCCCTTGCCGGCACCAGCAAGGGCTTCGCCCAGCACAAAAACGTTGGCATCGTTGTTCATTTTAATCGGTACATCAAAATAGGACTGCAAACGAGCAACCAGAGGATAATTCTGAATAATGGGAGTATTTGGTGTTTCCATGACTTCGTCATGGGTACCATTTAGGGGACCGGGGGCACCTACACCCACTCCTGCCAATTCATAGTCCTCAGATTCTGCTACCAGAGCTTTGACCTGCTCACTAATGATCTGCATCAGATCATCTCCATTGGCGATCTGAGCCATGGCGATCTTACCTGCCAGAACGATCAGATCGTGGGATTCATCGACCAGACCAATACGAACCTTGGTTCCCCCAATATCTATTCCAGCACGTACTTTGATCATCACCAACCTTTAACTATTAATTATGGACCTTTGACCTTTGACCTTTGACCTTTGACTTTTGACCTTTGACCTTTGACTTTCGACCTTTGACTTTCGACTTTCGACTTTCGACCTTTGACCTTTGACTTTCGACTATCAATCAAGATATCTTTGCCAGTCATAGTTCTGCACCTCATCCCGGGCAGAGGAATGAACCAGTTGGTAGATCCCATAGCCGGTACGGTCTACAAAAAAGAACTGAATACCGCCTTCAATTTCATAATACTCCCATGATTCCCAGGGCTTCTGGCCCAAGGCTGAAGGAGCACGTTCGATATTATTGGGATGACCATATTGGATCAAAACCCGGCCACGATCCGCCTTCCAGCCCTCCTTGGTTTCAGTGCTATATTCACGGTTAGCCAATTGCACACGCTGATAGAATTGAGTTTTAAATTCATTGATCGCTGTTTCCGGATCAGGATCATTACGATCCCAGAAAGCAGTCAGAACATTTCTTTTCCCCTCTATATCTGAGTATTTGAACAAACGCTGTTCCTTTTTGGCCATGACCAGGGATGCTACTTTAAAAATGTCATCCAACTGGGACTCACTCAGGGTGGAATAATCACTTCCGGCTGTGGCTTGAGCCTGC
This genomic interval from Candidatus Neomarinimicrobiota bacterium contains the following:
- a CDS encoding ROK family protein — translated: MIKVRAGIDIGGTKVRIGLVDESHDLIVLAGKIAMAQIANGDDLMQIISEQVKALVAESEDYELAGVGVGAPGPLNGTHDEVMETPNTPIIQNYPLVARLQSYFDVPIKMNNDANVFVLGEALAGAGKGEALVYGITLGTGYGHGFVWDGRILSGAHGTATEYGLAPYNEGSFEDYVSGPALERNYTHISGESRSGLEIFELAKSGNANALAAWSLLGRSVGHSLVYVNHLLDPGIIVVGGSLAAGFDFFIDSLEEVVDAHLFPNQRGKLKIVPARLGDAAPVIGAAALIPM